A window of the SAR202 cluster bacterium genome harbors these coding sequences:
- the modB gene encoding molybdate ABC transporter permease subunit, giving the protein MNKNKSIYFLNIKYIPLIIYVGFILLPILVLLFNAFTNNNVINAISNPIVTSALFLSLITSFIAITIVIFIGIPVAHIITKSDSKLIKYIDYTIELPIILPPVVVGFAMLMTFGKNGPVGQYLIDFGISIPFTTIAVILAQIFVAFPFFLRSVRLGLSNINTDYEDIGSSLGFNPIKRFVYINLPLAWKSIINGAALGWARAISEFGATLVFAGNLTGETQTMPLAIISTMESDFELGITLSAILILISTLVLILLARLRYNT; this is encoded by the coding sequence ATGAATAAAAATAAATCTATATATTTTCTAAATATTAAATATATCCCACTGATTATTTATGTTGGGTTCATATTATTACCTATATTGGTATTATTATTTAATGCGTTTACTAATAATAATGTTATAAATGCAATTAGTAACCCGATAGTTACTTCGGCATTGTTTTTATCATTAATAACAAGCTTCATTGCAATAACAATAGTAATATTTATTGGTATACCTGTTGCCCATATAATTACTAAAAGTGATTCTAAATTGATTAAATACATTGACTACACTATAGAATTACCAATTATATTGCCGCCAGTAGTTGTTGGATTTGCAATGCTTATGACATTTGGGAAAAATGGACCAGTCGGTCAATATCTTATAGATTTTGGAATTTCGATTCCTTTTACAACTATTGCAGTAATCTTAGCTCAAATTTTCGTGGCTTTTCCCTTCTTTCTAAGATCAGTGCGACTCGGATTAAGTAATATCAATACCGATTACGAAGATATTGGTAGTAGCTTAGGATTCAACCCAATAAAGCGTTTTGTTTATATTAATTTACCACTCGCTTGGAAATCAATAATTAATGGAGCGGCATTAGGTTGGGCACGTGCAATTTCAGAATTCGGTGCAACTTTGGTATTTGCTGGTAATCTAACTGGAGAAACCCAAACTATGCCATTAGCTATTATTTCTACTATGGAATCAGACTTTGAATTAGGAATAACGCTATCTGCAATTCTTATTCTAATATCAACACTGGTTTTAATACTGTTAGCAAGATTAAGATACAATACCTAA
- a CDS encoding histidine phosphatase family protein, with translation MNWIIVRHAESNWNKKGIFQGQKNPKLSSNGLIQASKIHLGLRSLSIEHIYSSDLERAKKTATILNTTLNLPLETTENIREIGFGEWEGLKRNEVESKYPYEYEQWINKGLILENIKNAENLDNLITRLTQFIADVKLKHSDGKTVLVVSHGGTIRVLAKMLLGLPIDQTISMSTNNAGISIIESSLTKNNSRPTIHHWNQITHLVS, from the coding sequence ATGAATTGGATTATTGTTAGACATGCAGAAAGTAATTGGAACAAAAAAGGTATATTTCAAGGACAGAAAAACCCTAAATTAAGTTCTAATGGTTTAATTCAAGCTTCTAAAATACATCTAGGGCTGAGAAGTTTGTCAATTGAGCATATATATTCCAGTGATTTAGAAAGAGCTAAGAAAACAGCAACTATTTTGAATACTACGTTAAATCTACCACTCGAAACAACTGAAAATATTCGTGAAATAGGATTTGGAGAATGGGAAGGGTTAAAAAGAAACGAAGTAGAGTCTAAGTATCCGTACGAATATGAACAATGGATAAACAAAGGTCTTATACTTGAAAATATTAAAAATGCGGAGAATTTAGATAATTTAATAACTAGACTGACTCAGTTTATTGCTGATGTTAAACTAAAACACTCAGATGGCAAAACTGTATTAGTAGTCTCGCACGGCGGGACAATACGCGTTTTGGCTAAAATGCTTTTAGGATTACCTATAGATCAAACCATTTCAATGTCAACTAATAATGCTGGGATTTCTATCATCGAATCATCTCTTACTAAGAATAATAGTCGACCTACTATTCATCATTGGAATCAAATTACTCATCTTGTAAGTTGA
- a CDS encoding DinB family protein, whose protein sequence is MIKSLMNGFILRRVLMSRIEHIKWSLAFVHRALRDACNGTNEQIHFVPDFGSHSIAWCLWHTTRVEDMIVNVRIKETEPIWNEEWAQKTGLPFDGNGNGQSDDDAQKVTITSMENFIKYQELVWDSTAELLDQLTDEDLSKEVKARNGTEQIDESISLHMLGHFNGHRGEMNFLRGMQGMDPLLVREGTH, encoded by the coding sequence ATGATAAAATCTCTAATGAATGGATTTATATTAAGGAGAGTTTTAATGAGTAGAATAGAACATATAAAATGGAGTCTTGCATTTGTCCACAGAGCTTTACGAGATGCTTGTAATGGTACGAACGAACAAATACACTTTGTACCTGATTTTGGCAGTCATTCAATAGCATGGTGTCTATGGCACACAACTAGAGTTGAAGACATGATTGTTAATGTGAGAATTAAAGAAACTGAACCTATCTGGAATGAAGAATGGGCCCAAAAAACTGGTTTACCATTTGATGGTAATGGTAACGGTCAATCTGATGATGATGCACAAAAAGTTACTATCACTAGTATGGAAAACTTTATCAAATATCAAGAACTTGTTTGGGATTCTACCGCTGAATTATTAGATCAACTAACTGATGAAGATCTTTCAAAAGAGGTAAAAGCTCGAAATGGCACAGAACAAATCGATGAATCCATCTCCCTACATATGTTAGGCCATTTTAATGGACACCGAGGCGAAATGAATTTTTTGAGAGGTATGCAAGGAATGGATCCGCTGTTAGTTAGAGAAGGTACTCATTAA
- a CDS encoding 4Fe-4S dicluster domain-containing protein produces the protein MVANGQEITITIDGKNITTSPGKTVLEAALDSQIYIPYLCYHPGMKPFAACRMCMVREEVEMEVDQDGQKVKQKVLRPATASCALPVRDGMVIKSNTEEIRELQTDIMEMVIAEHPHGCLTCHRIDLCGPGDICLRHVSVNDRCVTCPKNERCELKDTVRFLGMDINSPLNYQTRNLPVENGDPFYDRDYNLCIVCARCVRVCEEVRGDNAITFLERAGQSLVGTSNGTSLMQSGCEFCGACIDVCPVGALVERDNKWEKATNVEKTICNLCPAGCQLNFEFNQRNKMIRVIPELNSPVNKGQGCFRGKFGSDYVNKKRNTTPKVQNNGIFTEIELDKIINDLSGRIETMSPDQTVFLVAPNISNESAYVTQKFARSVLKTNNIITDTDISSQYIEPLINRLGFAASTNTIWNIEKSDCILVINANITEEYNLLGLPIKSAQRNGSKLITIDSRETETTSFSDKWIRPKPGSETILLQSIIKKMITLKKTNLDEIFQEITPLEYIENLSNLSDETITQRTGICSNDIDAITSELFNAKSISLIYASDNILFPHLNSYVNNIIDLTIVSQNVFVENGGIYPLSQGSNQQGIIDMGCRSEVLPGHQLVSNQESVNKILNTYGSDNFNTNPIDYNKFVDMHRNALVKNIFIVGDIESFSENHIIFDEKLRNNIDNLITINPSPSEKLNQISDYIVPTTLHTEESGTFTNLERRVQISDAIIPTSGNVLPIWNVLSIIASKLSNKTFNYNNSSDVMNEISSQITQYKSISYAKLNSNAKVILKPAEDNPLPTQLLHSDRILIGLCWPAEINVNELKITSLSNCEDIKNENDILKLIPGRVLSLEGTEIETNPFTNKNKVIYEKILTISLDDATNLSLSPGDRVNISFNDVETTAEIKIDPNWHNGFVSCTDLFAEYISELEEDKTFNPMLKPGKLHYQNVLITKIN, from the coding sequence ATGGTAGCAAATGGTCAAGAAATAACTATCACAATAGATGGGAAAAATATAACAACATCCCCTGGTAAAACTGTTCTTGAAGCTGCACTAGATTCACAGATATATATTCCATATTTATGCTACCACCCGGGTATGAAACCTTTTGCTGCTTGCAGAATGTGTATGGTGAGAGAAGAAGTAGAAATGGAAGTAGACCAAGATGGTCAAAAAGTAAAACAAAAAGTATTAAGACCTGCTACTGCATCATGTGCCTTGCCAGTTCGTGATGGGATGGTAATTAAATCTAATACTGAAGAAATACGAGAATTGCAAACAGACATAATGGAAATGGTTATTGCCGAACATCCACATGGTTGTCTTACTTGTCATAGAATAGATTTATGTGGACCTGGAGATATCTGTTTACGTCATGTATCTGTAAATGATAGATGCGTAACTTGCCCTAAAAATGAAAGGTGTGAATTAAAAGACACCGTAAGATTTCTCGGTATGGATATAAATTCTCCTCTGAATTACCAAACACGTAATCTCCCAGTAGAAAATGGCGATCCTTTTTATGATCGAGATTATAATTTATGCATTGTTTGTGCACGATGTGTCAGAGTCTGTGAGGAAGTACGTGGTGATAATGCAATTACTTTCCTTGAAAGGGCAGGGCAGTCTCTTGTAGGGACAAGCAATGGAACAAGTCTTATGCAATCAGGATGTGAATTCTGTGGTGCTTGTATAGATGTTTGCCCAGTTGGAGCTCTAGTAGAGAGGGATAATAAATGGGAAAAAGCTACAAATGTTGAAAAAACGATTTGTAATTTATGTCCTGCTGGATGTCAACTTAATTTTGAATTCAATCAACGTAATAAAATGATCCGTGTTATACCCGAATTAAATTCTCCTGTTAATAAAGGACAAGGATGCTTTAGAGGTAAATTTGGTTCAGATTACGTAAATAAAAAAAGAAATACTACTCCAAAAGTTCAAAATAATGGAATATTCACTGAAATTGAATTAGATAAAATTATTAATGATCTTTCAGGTAGAATCGAAACTATGAGCCCCGATCAAACAGTGTTCTTAGTTGCTCCTAATATTTCCAATGAATCTGCTTATGTAACGCAAAAGTTTGCACGATCAGTTCTAAAAACTAATAATATAATAACTGATACTGATATCTCTTCTCAATATATAGAACCATTAATAAATAGATTGGGATTTGCAGCTTCTACAAATACTATTTGGAATATTGAAAAGTCTGATTGTATTCTCGTTATAAACGCGAATATTACTGAAGAATACAATTTATTAGGTTTACCTATCAAAAGTGCACAACGTAATGGAAGTAAACTTATTACAATTGACTCTAGAGAAACTGAGACAACATCATTTTCAGATAAATGGATCAGACCTAAACCAGGTTCAGAAACAATACTTCTACAATCTATTATTAAAAAAATGATCACTTTAAAAAAGACAAATCTTGATGAAATATTTCAAGAGATTACTCCTCTAGAATACATAGAGAACTTATCAAACCTTTCTGATGAAACTATTACTCAACGTACTGGTATTTGTTCGAACGATATCGATGCAATTACTAGCGAATTGTTCAATGCAAAATCAATTTCATTAATTTACGCATCTGATAATATTCTGTTCCCACATCTTAATAGCTATGTTAATAATATAATTGATTTAACTATAGTGTCTCAAAACGTATTTGTTGAAAATGGAGGGATTTATCCATTATCTCAAGGTAGCAACCAACAAGGTATTATAGATATGGGGTGTAGATCTGAAGTTTTACCAGGGCATCAATTAGTAAGTAATCAAGAATCTGTAAATAAAATTTTAAATACATATGGTTCGGATAACTTTAATACAAATCCAATTGATTATAATAAATTTGTCGATATGCATAGAAACGCTTTGGTAAAAAATATATTTATAGTTGGAGACATTGAGTCATTTTCAGAAAACCATATAATATTCGATGAGAAACTTCGAAATAATATTGATAATTTGATAACTATAAATCCATCCCCATCTGAAAAACTAAATCAAATTAGTGATTATATTGTACCCACAACACTACATACTGAAGAAAGTGGTACCTTTACAAATTTGGAGAGAAGAGTCCAAATATCTGATGCTATTATACCGACCTCAGGCAATGTTCTTCCAATCTGGAATGTTCTTTCAATAATTGCTTCAAAACTAAGTAATAAAACATTTAACTATAACAATTCTTCAGATGTTATGAACGAAATATCTTCACAAATTACACAATATAAATCAATTTCATATGCCAAATTAAATTCTAATGCAAAAGTAATTTTGAAACCCGCAGAAGATAATCCACTACCAACACAATTGTTACATTCAGATCGTATCTTAATAGGTTTATGTTGGCCAGCCGAAATTAATGTTAATGAGTTAAAAATAACTTCTCTTAGTAATTGTGAAGATATAAAAAACGAAAATGATATATTGAAATTAATACCTGGGAGAGTTTTGTCGCTTGAAGGCACTGAAATTGAAACAAATCCATTTACTAATAAAAATAAAGTTATTTACGAAAAAATATTGACTATTTCATTGGACGATGCTACCAATCTATCCCTTTCACCTGGAGACAGAGTGAACATTTCATTTAATGATGTTGAAACTACTGCGGAAATCAAAATAGATCCAAACTGGCACAACGGATTTGTATCCTGTACGGATTTATTTGCAGAATATATCTCAGAATTAGAAGAAGATAAAACATTTAACCCTATGCTAAAACCTGGTAAATTACATTACCAAAATGTATTAATAACAAAAATTAACTAA
- the modA gene encoding molybdate ABC transporter substrate-binding protein codes for MKYIYILLLVVIFSLGTACNKPTTTTTLKIYAASSLMNVLNELTENYENNSPHTILISFAGSSTLRQQIEYGANPDIFISADQIQFQKAQDLNLLDKQIYKLADNKLAIITNNPDIKTLNDIIQNNITIAVGMNEVPIGNYTNQLLNNINKEIQYVNNYSDLFNKNVVSKERNVKMVVSKVLLKEIDVGVVYQTDFEAVINNQMYKINMPENINIITSIYAGILEQTLNRSFSNEFLDYISSNDTKHIWLKHGFITQD; via the coding sequence ATGAAATATATTTATATTCTTTTATTAGTTGTCATCTTTTCATTAGGAACAGCTTGTAATAAACCTACTACTACTACTACATTGAAAATATATGCGGCTTCTTCATTAATGAATGTCCTAAACGAATTAACTGAAAACTATGAAAATAATTCGCCTCATACTATTTTGATTTCATTTGCTGGATCTTCTACATTAAGACAACAAATTGAATACGGAGCTAACCCAGATATATTTATTTCTGCAGATCAAATACAGTTTCAAAAAGCTCAAGATTTAAACTTATTAGATAAACAAATTTACAAACTCGCAGATAATAAATTAGCAATTATTACCAATAATCCTGATATCAAAACACTTAATGATATTATTCAAAACAATATAACAATCGCTGTAGGTATGAATGAAGTACCTATAGGAAATTATACTAATCAACTACTAAACAATATTAATAAAGAGATCCAATACGTGAATAATTATTCGGATTTATTCAATAAGAATGTAGTGTCTAAAGAGCGTAATGTTAAAATGGTAGTATCAAAAGTGTTATTAAAAGAAATAGACGTTGGTGTAGTTTATCAAACAGATTTTGAGGCTGTAATTAATAATCAAATGTATAAAATAAATATGCCTGAAAATATTAATATAATAACTTCTATATATGCAGGTATACTTGAACAAACCTTAAACCGTTCATTCTCAAATGAGTTTTTGGATTATATTTCAAGTAACGACACAAAGCACATATGGTTAAAACATGGTTTTATTACCCAAGATTGA